AGAGGAGGATCAGGAAAAGAAAGTACTGTCCTTTTCTCAAAGTGCCCCCGcggagaacaacaacaacaacaagaaaaaagaaaaaaaaggcactaCAGTATCATTCCTTATGATCCACTGAGGCCATCAGCGGACATACGATGGTGCTGAAACCTTATCCATCACCACCTACTTGATTCAGACCATGTACAGGAGCGATTGCCTGTACATGGGGAGGGCAACCCCATCCACATGAAggtcctttttatttttctttgtgttttttttaatgaaacagaGAGAAACATAGCAAAGTTACCTTTCCTATGCCCTTAATGCCAATGTGGCAGCGTCTCTCCTCCAGATTTCCAGAAATAACATGGCGAGCGCCATGTTGGGCTACGAGGACAGATGACAGATGGTCTTCACTGGAAATCATCCCTTTGCAATACAACTTTATCAAATGGAAACAATTATTGCTTGCAAAAACAATTCTTTTAAATGTTCAATTAAGTAAAGCACAAAAGTCAAATCTGTATATATGttgggtttggtttttttggacaAATTTCACCCGCCCCACCCCTACACAATCGTCATAAAAGTGCACTTAAGTGCCATTAGCTTGCCGAGAAAACAGTTGTCAGTAAAAAATAGTGCTTGtttcttctcttttgttttgttttttcgtgGTTTTTTTGTCTCTGGTCTGGTTTTTGTGCCCCGTAGTTACAGTATGTGGGTCGACTTTTTCATCCTGTTGAAAGGGAATCGGGGCGCTGACCCCAGGGTGCTGGTTAAGTGCTTCGTGCGGTGTGGCTCCTTGCTGGGTCGTCCTGTCACCTGCACTCCACTGAAACCCCGGAGTTCTGAGATGAGGACGATGAGGATGATACCGGAGGGTCTGCCAGCGTCAGCATGACTGCCGCTGTGAGCGAGCTGGAGgacggtgaggaggaggaggatgatgaggaggaaGCGGCCACTGTGCCTGCAGAGCAGAAGCAGTGATTGGTTaagctgattaaaaaaagaagaagatgcgacagtgacttcctgttttactcctCTTGCTTTAATGGTGAACCAAATTTAGTAAATAACATGCTAGTTATTATTCCAGACAATAAAGAGCTGACTCACTTTCTCGTTCCTTCTTCTTCATGCGTTTTCGTCGTCTGTCGATAGAGGCGACCTCAGACTTGAGGGAGAGGTAGTGATTCCTGATGTCCTGAAGTTTCTCCTGAAGAAACGAGATCCTCTCCAGGCTGGTCATCTTCTCCAGATCAGCTGAGAGGACCCAAAATGAAAGGATAGGTTCACAAGAAGCACTAAAGAGCTGACAAGCATAAACCAAATGGGTTGGATACGCACACATCTGGAAACTCCACTTGTACACCCGCGGCGATCTTCCGTGGTTATCCCGGTGCTGTGCGTGGTCTGCATCACCCTGCTTGTGGTATTTATGGCTCGAAGGGGGAGATCGCCCGTGACATTTGGGCGAAGTGGCAGCCTTCAGCTCCGATGGGTTGTTTTTAGAGGCAGTTGATTTGGCAGTGCCCTCAACAACAGACTGGTCCTCGCTGTCACTGCTGTTGgctgaagaaaaagaggaaaaagaaagaaaatgcagtgaACAGGAAACGCCTCAAATCCTCTCCTACCTGGCATCTGTTACATGATGCCTGCAAACGGGTTAATAAATGAAACGGAGACACATGAAAGCAGTGCTGGCGCTGAAAATGAGAACGTTAGCGGGTGTCATCATTTCTACCCACAGCTCTTCTTACCTGTTTTCCTATTCTTTTTGGGAGGCACACCGAGGCTCTTGCGGTTTggcttgtgtttctttgttgcGCCGCCAGTCTGTGATTCTTTCTGCCGCTTCTGACTCGCAGACGCTACAAAAGAAAAGAGTGAGAAGACGGTGAGGGAATAGGCGGACTGTGAAATGAGTAGTCAGCCTCTGTTTCTTTAGTATTTCATCCTGAAGAAAAATGAGTTGTGTCACTGAAAAATAAACCTGTTAAAATAGATTTTTGCTGCCACTCGTACCTTTGGACTTCTGTTCACTCTCCTGCTGGCTGCTGTTGCTCAGCTCgaggctgcagctgctgctgctgttgcacgAGAGGCTGACGTCGAACACCTTCGAGGGGGAACTCGCCCCTTCGTCCTGCAGCTCTCCTCCTAGACTCTCCACCTCCACTGTGCTGCTATCTGTCTCGCTGCGCCCGCCCGTCACCTCCTCCTGTACTGGCCCTGTGGGAAGAGCGTCTGAAACCGGCTCTGAGGGCAAGGCAGCGGGTATGGATGGGGCCGGGGAGGAAGGCTGCGCTTGACCAGACTCTTCCACGGCGCTGCCTCCTCCTCCCGATGGGGACTCCGGCGTCGTCGGTGGCGTGTTGAGTACAGAGTTGCTCCCGCTGCTCGGGAACTCCCGGAGCTTCTCGGTCTCCATCTGCTCCTGCGAGGTGTCGTCCTCGCCTCTCGCGTCCTGCTCGACGCTCGGCTCTTCCATACACGAGGACACCGGTGGGGGAGGAGAGTTTGCGGCCTCCGTGTCCGAGTCAGAGAATAACTCCTTGAGAGTCTTCTTTGGCCACTGGGCCTGGATGCTGGACCACACGTCTTTTTGTCCTTTTGGGCGAACGGCGGGCCTTTCCTCTACATTCCCAGAAACTTTGGCTCTCTTTTCGGGAATCTCCCAGAAGCCTCCTTGTCGGCTGGTTTTGCTTTTCTCCTTCATTCCGTTGTACTTCTTGGTCGGTGACCCCTTGGTTTTGGGGCGGGTTCGCTCACTTTCCTCAGGCTGAGCCTCGGCCACAGCTGCACCCTCATCATCTGAACTGCTGCTAGATGAGGCCCCCCTCTCCTCTCCAGGAGCGGCTGCTCTCTCCTCCCCTCTCATCGGAGAACCCGCAGGTAGCCAGTCAGCACTCCTGGTGTTCCTGGTCTTAGCTTTGGATTGACCTTTTGGAGTCCTCTCTGCTGCGCTGTCAGCTTTCCTCTTCCTCGTACTTGCCTCTCCCTCCGACTCTGGTTGGCTTCTGCGCTTTCCGGCATCTGGGCTCTCCACACTGACGGTGTCCTGGGCCTTTCCCGTGACAGGACAGGGTTTGGACCCTTCGGACGGGGCTCCGCCCTCCCAGCGCTCTGGAATTTGCGGTGGCTCTGGTTGGCCTTTTCTGAGACGGCTCCCTGGCTGATCCTCTTCGTTATGCTCTCCCTCCTCAGCTTCATGCTCGCTTTCATCCGTGGACACCTCGGAGGCTGAAGCAAACAGAACAAAGCTTTATtaggttgttaaaaaaaaaaaacaacaacacacatcaGAGTGACGCGGTCCTAATCTGCTGCAAGTGTGCATGACCACTACAGCCTAATGAGTGTTGCTACCTTGCAGGCCATTGAGGATAGAAGTAATTTCTATAGCCTTGACTGGAGACTGCTGAGGCCCTTTGTCCTCACCCTCGTCCATCTTGGAAAAGACGTCCTGGCTCAGGCCACACTTGGAGCGCGGGACACGGTTAGCGTTGGACGAAGGGCCGAGGACCTCCCTGTCATCGAGCCTCTCCAAATTGTCTTGCATTTTCTGCCAGAAGTCAACATAAGTCAGTCAGCCTTTCACTTCACGACACCAAACCGGGATTTTAAGACTTAATAAAAGTCACCGGCTCTCCAAAGTCATACCTTAATTTTTTTACGGTGCTTTATTTTTGGTACATTCTTATTGGCGGGTCGCACAATCTTGTCTGCTTTGATCCACTCATCatatctataaaaaaaaaaaagaaaagaaaaagaaagaaagaaagaagaaaaaaaaaggaaaaaaaatcaagtacaaaGACGAGAAAGAGTTTCATCATTTAGGACTTTGAAGAAGGAGCTGTGAAATATTCTCTCACACCACCCACCACCACACAGACGCTTCTACTGTCTGACCCCGACATATTGCTGTGACACAGTAAGCCTCAACAGCAAGAGAAGAAATCCCATGGTGTTAtgtggaaaaaaagacacaaccTTTTTACGATGAAGAAAGAAACAAGATAGAACACCGACCACCACACAAATCATATTCAGTAGAATTCACACAATACCGAGGAAGTGGGTCGTatgaggaggaggggagggggggatggAAGAAAAAAGTTTCACAACATCACACACAACAGACACAATGCAGAGAACATCCCACTGTCTTTTATAGAGTGCTAGAGGACcacacaacaacattgagacGATGAAATGCCGATTGCACTAGTTAACCTCTGTGTCATGGTACCCTAACACTCTACTCAACACTGCGTTTAACCCTGACCCGCtggggaggggggagagggTTGAGAGGTAGAGGTGAGTGTAGCAGCACTTAGGTTGGCCATTCAGTGTTAGCTCACATTCAAATATCACATTGTAGGATTGgaagttttgtttgattgttaAAAGACTTCaaattggttaaaaaaaagaaataaataaaaaaatcaggcTGTCTGTAGATCTGTTTGAGAGACAGACAGCTgggggacagacagacaggggaTTTTGGTCAAAACTGAGAGAGAGGAAGCTGAGGAGTGAATCCGCATCAACCCGATACTCAGTTGTGTTTCTGCCACTAGATGGCCCAGTGCTCTCCATAATCAGAGTGCTGACCATGGCACTGGTTCACACGAAGCAGAATTGCGAGGAAGGGTTACTGCTGCGGGGACACCCACGTAGGCGGTGATCCCATGAGTTAAgagatggatttttaaaaatttgtttttttggtctGTTTTCTTTTGAATTAGGGTGAAAATAGACGTTTAGGTGATTTCTCCCCAGGTCCTGTCTTACCTGACGTTCCAGCCACAGTAGTGCACCAGGTAGagcacctctcccccctccacgTCTGCCTCTTTCACAGTGGCCTCGTACGTCTTCAGATTGCGGCCTCGCCCATACCTCACCTGCACCTTCATCCCCGGGGGGTAACACTCAAACTCCTCCCCTTCCTCCCCCTCCTGACTGCTGTCATCCCTGCAAGAAAAACAGTTCAGCACTTCCTGGCCCTAGGCTATAACACCACAAAAACCACCACCCTCACCCATCCACCCCCAACTCGCTGCCTGCTGCTATAACAAGCCTGTTTTCTAGTCTATTTGCTCCACCCTTGCCTTTCCCTGTCTCATTACAACACTACACCTTCACCTGCACAGAAACATAAGCTGCCTTAGCTCTAGTCCAGCTGCATCATTAATAGAAAAGCCAGTCAAAGAACAGTACATGAAGTGtttcagcaaaaaaacaaacaaaacacatcattctttattctttcatagTAAAAATTAATGATAAGAAATCACACTACTGTTATGCTGTctaaccccacacacacacacacaggggatTCTCATTCACCCTCGTACGCACGCTGTAAAGAAACAAAGCAGCCACAAGAAGGAGCTAGAGGGAAACAATCAGGAGATATAGGGGTGGTGCAGGGGTGTCAGTAAGTGTTTTAGGCGCCAGGGGGCCTCGTGGGGTGGGTTAAGCATGGCAAAGCGCAACGGGACAGGCAACGCAGCAACTTAAAGCGAGGCTACAGCACTGAGAGGAAGCACGGCTGCGAGGTCCTAGTCGGCCCGCTGCGACGAACAACATCTACAGCACAACACGCCTCACAGTCCCTCCCAAACTTAGCTCCTCAGAACGTGCAGACGGGCTTATTTCCAGGAGCCgactgatttttaaaaacatttccacCCCtgattgaaaaataaataaaacacacaaatatcaCGTAGATTAAGACTCGGCTTGCTCAAAATGAGCACAATTCAACTGCAGTGCTCATCATTATGAGTAAAAGCCAAAAGGTCAACAGTCCAAGTGAACTTTCCAGCAAAGCCGTTGAGAAGGCTTCATCGTAAAAATAAGCACCTGTCCAGCAAGAACTCAACAATAACTCATCGATGTCTCCTACTAATGCATCGCCTTCTCGTTTAAGCTCACAGTAAGCTAGTTTCAGTGGCTACACGCCGTCTGTGCTGATGCTGGAATGAAAACATGACCCTGACACAACACCCGTCTGTTCCAGTTTGCAGCCTGTAAACATCAAACAGGTTTGATATGATCAGAAAAGCTCAGATCAGATCAGCCTGCGGCTTGTCCACTGAGTGCATCCGTAAACTCGTAATCTGCAAGGACGTTGATCCCGACAAAGCCGAAGGATCAAGGAGACTTCTGACTGTCATAGAGGTCACAAGTGGTCTTCTATCAGCAGGTATCTGTGGCCACGGTTGGTGTAAACTACAGATAACCTCCTCATAACGTGCAGGAATTTTGCAGTCCTTCAGTCAGACACAGAGACTCAGTAAACCAAGAACCTGTTTTCTAGCTTTCAGCAGTCCAAACAACACAACTGTACATCTGTCACTGTGGACGTTGAACAAACAGGTCTGAGCTGGACAGACGGCGCTAATCACAGGAGGCAACAGGGAAAATGCAACTGCTGAGGCCAAACTGTACAACAATCCATTTACCAACACTCAGAGTTTTCCTCTAAAAGCATCTCAAgcactgtatatataaatatatatacatatctcACAACTGGAGGGTTAATGCATCTATgacaacattcacacacatggaacatttaaataaagctgaacaCTGAAAGCCAAAAAGATGAGAGAAAAGACAGGAAGAGGGtggcagagagagagatcaGGAAAGGGCAGGAATCAAGAAGAGCACAGCCATGTTGTGCACTGAGTGAGAGAGGCTCGGCATGGTCAAACAATCCCAGCGAGCGAGAGACAGCGAGAAAGCACAGCATGACATGCCAGGTGAAAGGTAGCAGTCAGGCTTTGGTGCTCTAAGATGTCTCTGCCAGCCGATGTCGACTAAGCAACAAGGAATAATAATAGCACAAAGGGCAGTGGATAAGAGCTTAgttagaggagagagaggagagcatGCCTCTCTCTGGTTAGCAGGTAAGAGTATACGGCGTATTAGTACTTTTAAGGTCAGAAGGATCACTGCTCCTCATCTGCTAATGGTGTTCTAGCATCGTGCTGCCACCAAGGAAAGCAAATACCTCGAGTCCTTTTGCATTCTTATTTTGCTTTCACATGGAATAGTTTTACCATGCAGGAGCTCATGTTTGTGCCCTGACCatacgttttgttttttaagcaacTGTGGAGGAGGGAGCATCCCCTTCAGTGAACCTACCCAGAGTTGTCCTTGCTCTCCTGCTCCTCATCGTGCTCCTCCTTCATGTCGTCGGCTCCGAGGCGAGCCGTCGACGAGCCCTCGTCGGCGTCGGCTTTGTGCGGACCGTCCTCTTCTTCGTCATCGCCATCGTTTCCGCCCTCTTTCCCCTCGCTTTTCGATGTTTCGGATTCCGTTTTACTCGGGGTCGAATCAGGTTTCTCGTCCTGTGAGAGAAGGACGCTTTATTATTGTGAAGGTTAtagactgagaaccttcacagacatgacgCTTTATTATGAGAAACATGGGAGGTGTGCAGAAATTCATCTAAAATAACAGACAGCACTCGGGATAATGCACCTTGCAGATAACGGGCTGTGTGCTACAAGGTTCTCCGTCCACTTGGGCTTTCGGCTCTTCGGCAACTGATGACGTAGGAGCCGTTTTCCCTGCCTCCCCCTCAGGTTTCCCCTCCCCCTTGGTCCCCTGCTTCAAAGGGAGGTCCATTTTGAATGTGATGGCAGTGGAGGTGCAGTATTCCTCAAATCCGTATAAGTACCTGCGTGATGAGACATTCAACACATCCAATAAGATTTTCCAAAGTTTAATCTTACTGCTCCAAAGCGTGCGCACGCCGACACACCTGCGTCGCTCAGAGTTAATCACACAAAGATGAAAAGCAAGTCGACTGGaggattttgcattttgaaagcTTTCGAGCTGTGGAGTGTCTGTACGTACTTGCGGTAAGCACATTTGACGTTGTAGCCAGCAGCTGAGTTGAGCACGGGGATTCCCAAATCCTGATAGACTTGCTTCCAAACAGAACCGCTCTCAATCTGCTCAACGAGGGAGACAAAATTCAGAGAGAGTCGACACCAAACGAAACGAGAGCGACATCAAACTGCTCTCAGGGGCGGGCAGTAGCACTCACATTGTCAAAACCTCCCAGTTTGTGCACCAGCCTGTAGAGCTTGAACAGGTTGAGGTTCCTGTAGCCCAGAACCGGCCGCTTGTTAATGGGAGTCCCTGAAGAGGAGAAGCAGAAGGCATAGGTGGATGTGGTAAGAAAAGCAGCACAACATGTTTGTCTGCTGGAGAAAattatgatttttctttttaataggaaaaaaaaaaaaagaagacaaaattcACAACCTGtctcacaaatgaaaataaacctCAAACATCACACTGGTCCCTGCCCTGCTCTCACCTCTGTCTTCCATGAACTTGTAGAGTTGCTGCAGAAAGTTCTCCCTCTCCTCGGGGAACggctccacctcctcctgcagacaggaaacaagacagtttggcatctctctttttttctttttttaaatctgggaGGTTGTAGGATAAGAGGATAAGTGCGCTCTGCTGTCTctacctcctcctcttcaccaCTCGcatcctcctcctgctcctcctcttcgTCGTCATCATCCTCTTCGCTGCTGGAACTTTCCTCCTTCACTTCTGTCTTCCAGATGCTGGGCACGACCAGCTGCCTCTGGAACTCCAGGGCTGCGTCCAGCGCTGAAAGAGCGGATTAATCGAACCTCGTAAACACTTCTTGGAGCTGTGCGTGCATCACTGCATGCTCAAACGACACACTTATacctttaaaaatgtgttctACACTATatacaacaataacaataatacgcCCACATAAAAGCTACAGTATAAAAAAGACCAGGAACTCTGGAAGCATGAAAACCTGCCAGTGTTTGCACAGTGACGCACAGCAGCTGAAGCATCCAGCCACAGTGTCACAGGTGGGTTTTAGCAGTATCTAACCACCTCGGCAGATGCTTGTTTTACGCTTTTGTAACGCGGAAAATATCACAGTTGTGAGTCAACCACCTGTGAATATCAAGACGGGGACAATACAAAGCTGTTTGCTAAGTGCAATTACGAGAGTACGAGCTCAGCGGTGGAAAAAAAtttgaataaaatgaaaaataatgtagcacttttataaaaaaaagtttagtgAGGACTTTaaaaatagactgcagagtgaCAGGAGCTCTCCACCGCTGCGTTCTCTCCAGAACATAAACAAAACTTCTCTGGTCTTCCACTCTGCGAGTGTTTTCTGCCAAGTGTGTCAGCGTACAGAGCTGCCCGCAGACGGCTGATAAAAGGTATGCTCTGCTGCGCACCACTTCTGTAGCACCGACTTCAAACTCACCGGGTTTGAGGCTCGCGTCAGCTTTTGGAGGGCAGCTGCTGTCGAACTCACGGACGTCCTTCTGTAGCACCATGtaactgcaaaaaataaataaaaatatagcaACTCTGATTAGAAAGTGtggagtagaaaaaaaaaagttttcttaaaACAACAAAGTCTAAACAGCTCAGAGCTCTACCATATAGTCTTATTCATTAAAACAACCTTACAGCTGTGTGCCAATCAAAGCCTCCAAAAACCTGAGCGGTCACAGACTACTTTCTTACAGCACCCCTAAAGCGGCTGGGCACAGTCAGCTGCTGGCGATTTGGCAGACACACGGATCAGTGAAGCTTGTAAGCTGAAAGCAGTCAGAGGTTTGGCTGGTGAGCAATGTGAGGCGATTTGCTGTGGTATCTGTAGGCAGCTGAGCAGATCCAATGACTAGATTTGTCATGGAGTgaaattttaaagaaacaaGTGTATAAAAGCTAAACGACCTCACACTGAGAGAACGGCTCGGTTTCCTGGCATTTCCTTAGATAATCACTACAAACACGGCACTGACAAGGACACCTGTCTGTAACTCGGAGAAACCACGTGCAGGTTTGTTTAGCTGAGGTTTAAAACCCACTCACGCTCATTACACTGTCTTTTTCCGTTGCAggttaaaaaacacagacaagtTTGCAAGCTGGctaaatggggggaaaaaagtggaaaCAGGAAAGACTTGTCAGATCTGGTTACTGTAGTAACAGTGGAAACAGTAAGACCACTTCCTGACAACTCCTGCCTCACCCCTGGATCTGACCTTCCTTTCCCTCAAAATGTTTTCCAagccattgtttttttttttgaaagacaTATTCAATGGTTATTAGTAACAATATACAACTCTCCTGAGGAAAGCGAACACACTGACCCCGGGTGCTGTGCGGGAGAGGTCACGTGGCCTATGGATGTAAACCCCTtgttcaaaaaacaaaccacaccAGCCTGATAATAGCTGAGAAGAGGTTGTcagaaaagataaaaagtgGAATAATAAACAGTGACAAGTGTGTGCAGAAGAATGGAAAGGCACTTGAAAGCAGTAAAAGGGCTAAAGGAAATCACACAGCACTGCAGCGACAGAGAGGATGCACACTCAGCAATCAAATGtgcttaaaatgtgttttcttatgTCTCGCTACTACACTCTAAAAATGCTATGCGTAACAATAATGATACACATGTTGGAAATTTTGCTTAATGCATATGAGAGCAAACCGATTGGAGACggaaacaaactgaaaacaatCATATAGATTTTCCTCCTCCtttcatttgctgttttttgcAATCTCACCTGGATGCACAGTAGCGCTTTCAGCGACTTAAATCAAATAGCTGCAGTTCAGAAAGAAAAAGTACTCCAATGCGATTCCACTtgcaaacaagacaaaaaaaaacaccacacagGTTTTTCACAGGGTGCCCTCGGTCAGAGAGGAAATACTTCACAGCCGTACAACTTCCAGCTGGTCTCCGATTTATCATTCTTTATCTTATCCCTTTCATCAGCTCTACCTTTAACCGAGTGATAAGACTTCCTGTGCTGCATATTTGTCTTCAGCCGCAGATTAAGGAGGTCACGCCGGCGACTCGCTCAAGATTCCTTTTAAAGCAAGTGTATTTAGTCATTGCGGGAATTCAAACAGACAGGAAAGTAGTCTTTGGAGCGGGCGAACAAGCGCCAGATTAATTTATGCTGAGTGTGGGCTATGTTTCTACCCACATGAAGAAAGGCTGCAGTAACACAACCGCCAGCTGAGCTCTTGACAGGACTTATTTCTTTCTTTACCACAGACAAAACAATCTGGCTGTGTGGTTCTATGCCGAGGGCAGGCTGCAGGGAAGCTACACTACCTCTCCACACCAGTAACTCACAGCCTcaggacaaataaaataacaataggCGATGCTGCAGAGGAAGGCTGTGTGCTTGAGGCCTATATGAGCCTATATTCCTCTAATCAATGGAGATTTGAATTCATTCACCAAACACACGCACAATTACTTAGTCAAGAAATACAAATGTTATCTGACAGAGCCACAATGGCCGTACTTTACATTAGTATTAAATGGTTAGTGTGCAAATTGActtacaaacaaaaatgaatcaagAACAACTTATATAAATGATCAAGGGCCAGCGCAAAGCATCTGCACGCCACAGCTTTACTACCTCTTAGTTTTGTGGCCGACAAGCGGCCCAAGTTCCCTCTGTCTCACTTTTCATTGATTGCATCATAAATTATGCTGGATAAGCTACTAATAATGATTAGTGCAGAAGCAGCTTAACACAACAGAATGTAAATGTCGCTTTGGGCGAATTATTAATGACTCACAATTTTCCATCCTTGAACGAGCGCACAAAGACGTTGTCCTTCTTCACGGTCATGTCTTCGTGGCAGTCGGGGGAGATGACCTTGTTGCACAGAAACAAGAGAAAGTCAGAAAAAGGTCACGTGAGGTGGTGCTGAGgcaataaaaagaagaagaataggGGAGGGGTGGGGGTGTATCAGAGAATGACTTAATGACTAAAGCGGTTTCAGCAAAAGGGCACACTGATTGATTACAAAATGTGCTGCCTATGATACAAAATCAAACTAGCAGGAGAGATGAAGAGCGAGAGATGACGAGGGGTGGGCACCCGCCAGCATCATTAGCAGCTGGAGCTGAGGAGGAGAACTAACGTGAGGGTTGCTACTCCTGCCGGGGTCTAACCCAAAGGAAGCAGCGCATTTCCAGCAGACCTGCGTACACTCGGGCTCACGGGATTGGATGCTTTCACTTCAGGTCCATGACTCACGCCTGCTGTGTGATTTCGAGCTCTGTCACATACGCTCACACGTGCACGCTCGTGTCTTAGAACTTTTACATAACAAGGCCACCCAAAAGAGCCCCTGTCTATCACAGCCGCGCATCATCTGTTGCATGAGACAGCTGCCAGTGTACCTACTCCACCCCTCTGCCATATGGTTGCAGTGTAAACAATGACAGGCTACTGTGCAGTGCACTTCTCTCAACTGTCACAAGGAGGCAGCATGGAGCTCAGTCAGTAGCAAGCCAAGAACAACAAATCCTGGAGGCGGGGCCCCTGCTGACTACACAGTAAAAGGGACAGCTTTCCCCACCCTCTCCTATTCTCCCAGTTCTACTTGTAAcacttacacaaacaaacaaggccTGTCACTATTTCATTGTGCGCTAACGGTGACTGAGAGTTACAGCTGGGTGGATGGAAATGGATAGGCAAAGACTGAAGACATCAAACTGATGTCTGTCTGACATTTCGCACACATCATGGAAAACAAGACGGGGGTTTTTTCTTCTGCAAAATAAGACTCGAGCTCTTTTTCGTCCTTCAAGTCGGAACATGAAGTCTGTCTGGATATGAAATGTTATTACATGCATATTACAGCATTTGATGGAAGGCAAATTCTAGCACAATAACATAATCCTGCTGAGTGCTAAGGTTACATAAGCAGGCATTTTGATGAAACTGCATAATGCCGTGACTTCACTGGAAGcccggcagcagcagcagcccccGTTCCTCCACAGCGATGCTGCAGAGAGCAGCAAAGGAAGGAAAGCTTATCAGCTCACCAGAGCAGGATACCACGTAGTCTTCTTTTTGTCCCCGGTGGGAACCCCTTCCACGCAGACCACCTTGCCGAACAGGTCTTCATTCTGCCGCTGAtcgctctcctcctcttcactgGAGGATGAGGACAACTCCTCCTcttgactgtgggaggaagggaGACTTTGCTCAATGGACAGAACGGCACAGCGAGCATTCATATATTACACCATTTACACCATTTTACCTTCATTACACGAATTCAAGTATACCACGTGAGAGCTGCTGTTGATTTTAAAAGCCACTTAGCAAAAATGCCAAACATTCCTAAGTAATGAATCTGATTCTGAGTATTTGCtgcttttctctgtgttatgcaatataatataataaagagGCGCCGTGAATGGTCGTATTCCATTTATATTTCAGTTACAGAAAACTGCGTGTCTCaatttaaaaaagggaaaaaagggggAGGCAGATGATTTCTGATAACCAAGTCATCATTTAACTGCTCCTCAGATTAAAAA
This is a stretch of genomic DNA from Maylandia zebra isolate NMK-2024a linkage group LG13, Mzebra_GT3a, whole genome shotgun sequence. It encodes these proteins:
- the arid4b gene encoding AT-rich interactive domain-containing protein 4B isoform X1 — protein: MKTLEEPPYLTVGTDVSAKYRGAFCEAKIKTAKRLVKAKVTFKTDLTTAEVHDENIKGPLKVGAVVEVKNQDGVYQEATINKLTDASIYTVVFDDGDEKTLRRSSLCLKGARHFAESETLDRLPLTNPEHFGTPVIGKKGNRGRRSNPIQEEELSSSSSEEEESDQRQNEDLFGKVVCVEGVPTGDKKKTTWYPALVISPDCHEDMTVKKDNVFVRSFKDGKFYMVLQKDVREFDSSCPPKADASLKPALDAALEFQRQLVVPSIWKTEVKEESSSSEEDDDDEEEEQEEDASGEEEEEEVEPFPEERENFLQQLYKFMEDRGTPINKRPVLGYRNLNLFKLYRLVHKLGGFDNIESGSVWKQVYQDLGIPVLNSAAGYNVKCAYRKYLYGFEEYCTSTAITFKMDLPLKQGTKGEGKPEGEAGKTAPTSSVAEEPKAQVDGEPCSTQPVICKDEKPDSTPSKTESETSKSEGKEGGNDGDDEEEDGPHKADADEGSSTARLGADDMKEEHDEEQESKDNSGDDSSQEGEEGEEFECYPPGMKVQVRYGRGRNLKTYEATVKEADVEGGEVLYLVHYCGWNVRYDEWIKADKIVRPANKNVPKIKHRKKIKKMQDNLERLDDREVLGPSSNANRVPRSKCGLSQDVFSKMDEGEDKGPQQSPVKAIEITSILNGLQASEVSTDESEHEAEEGEHNEEDQPGSRLRKGQPEPPQIPERWEGGAPSEGSKPCPVTGKAQDTVSVESPDAGKRRSQPESEGEASTRKRKADSAAERTPKGQSKAKTRNTRSADWLPAGSPMRGEERAAAPGEERGASSSSSSDDEGAAVAEAQPEESERTRPKTKGSPTKKYNGMKEKSKTSRQGGFWEIPEKRAKVSGNVEERPAVRPKGQKDVWSSIQAQWPKKTLKELFSDSDTEAANSPPPPVSSCMEEPSVEQDARGEDDTSQEQMETEKLREFPSSGSNSVLNTPPTTPESPSGGGGSAVEESGQAQPSSPAPSIPAALPSEPVSDALPTGPVQEEVTGGRSETDSSTVEVESLGGELQDEGASSPSKVFDVSLSCNSSSSCSLELSNSSQQESEQKSKASASQKRQKESQTGGATKKHKPNRKSLGVPPKKNRKTANSSDSEDQSVVEGTAKSTASKNNPSELKAATSPKCHGRSPPSSHKYHKQGDADHAQHRDNHGRSPRVYKWSFQMSDLEKMTSLERISFLQEKLQDIRNHYLSLKSEVASIDRRRKRMKKKERESTVAASSSSSSSSSPSSSSLTAAVMLTLADPPVSSSSSSSQNSGVSVECR